In the bacterium genome, GGCTTGGATGGCGGCGTGTTGATGGCGCAGAAATACGTGTCGTCGGTCACGACGTGGCGTGTCCGCCCGGCGGAAAAGTCGATGGCCTGTCGGTACGTCGGCGGCACATATTTTCGGATCTGCGTTCCAGCGGGGCGCGGGTTCGGCGCGGGCGGCGTCGGGTCGATCGGAAACTGCTTCGCTAATTCTTTGAACAAGGCTTCGGCGTGCGGCGTCGGCGCGGGCGTCACGACGACGCCGGCGGAGGGCGACCCGGTCGTGGCCATCCCCGCGAGTCCCTGGACCAGCCGCACGTCGAAGACGAGCTTCGCGGTGGCAAACGACGGCGCGGGCGGCGTCAGTCCATCGATCAGTGGGTCGAGCGGGCTGCCGCGCGGAACGACCAGCAGCCGCAGATCCAATCGGGTGCCGTTCCAGGCTTGCAGGTAGGGCAGCAGGTTCAGCTTGGTCGCTGACGGCATGGCGTCCTCCTACAGGGCGTCGGGGAGCGGGCACGGGCCGCCATTCATATTGACGTGCCACTGCATTTGGTACTCGAAGCTGATGTCGATCACGAACGCGATCGTGAGTTCCGCGGCAAGCGTGACCTGAGCCACGGCGAACACGGAGAGGCCGGCGGCGCACGGAGCCTTTAAGAGAGCGTACTTGACCTCGGCCGTGAGATCGAGGTCGGCGACCCCGAGATCCACATTGAGTTTCGCTAACGCCCCGACCCCTAGCGCGAATGCGGTATCGCCTGCGACGACGAACAGCGTCGCGATGTAGTAGCCCTTGAACTCCAGAAAGAACTTGAACTTGATCGCGGCCCCTGCGCCGGCGGTCAACGTGACCAACGTTCCGGATTCAGTCCCCACCTTGATGTTCAATTTGAACAGGCCCACGCCCCACACCGGTGGGGTGAACGAGGTTCTGGCGCGAAGCGTGGCTTCCAGCTCGAATTCGGCTTCAACCAGCTTCCCTTTTTTCAGATCCAGAGACTCCGTCACACTCACATCGGTGTCCTCAAAGACGAGCGATACGGTGCTGTCTTCGAACGTCCCGGCCTCCTCGTCCGTCAATCCGGGAGGAATCGGTGGAACGGTGAGATCAATGAACTTCACACGACCCTCTGGCGATGGGTACGGTATCTTCAGAGGGATTTTGAGGCCGGCCTTGAGTTTCTTTTGGCGTTCTGGCTGGTTGCTCATGCTCACGCTGAAGGGGGTGGGGATGCCCAGGTCCTCGAGGATGGTGATCACGTCTTGGACGGGTGAGAGCGCTCCTCCAAGGATGATCTTCGGCTCCTTGAGCTGCGTCGGCGAGACCGCCGTGGCATCCACCGTGGCCTGCAGCCGGATCACTTCGCCGAGCAGCCCTGCGCTCAGCGCCAGCTTGACGTCCGTGAGCCGGAAGGCCCACGGCACCGCATTCGCCGTATCGATCACGACCTCGGCGGTTGACCCGGAGTAATCCGCGTAGCCGCGCACCGACATCGCATCGGCCAGCGTGCGCTGACCGACCGTGACGGGGAAGCTGGGGCTGGGCAGCTCCAGCTTGTAGTTGCCGTCCGGGCCGATGGCCAGCGCCCAGTTGCTGCCCGGGAACGGGATGGCGTCGGCCGTGCGCGGGAAGGATCCGACCGCGGTGGCCAGGGTGTACGGGTCGGCGAGGACCGGGGTCTGCGTGCTCGTGATGCGTTGGCTGGACGGACCGGACGCCTCGATCTTCGGTCGGGGAAAGAACACGCGCTGCGTGCCCGTCGCGTGGAGGATCCCGTAGTCGGAGGCCGGACTCGCCGGCTGCGCCAGGTCCACCGCGTCGGCAAACCGGTAGGGCGAGCTCGGAGGGGGCGGCGCCGGCGCGGCACCCGCTCGAATGAGCGGCACTCCCAGATCACGATCCACCGGCTGCGGCGCGTCGCCCGGGGCAGCTTGCCTGAGGAACGACCACTGGCCGCCCTGCGGGAAGAGCGGGCTGCCCCACGCCGTCATCGCAAACTCGAACCCGCCCATCCCCTGCGTCGCCCCGACGCCGACGCCCGTCACCCGCATCGATTGCCCCGAACCACCAATGTTGATGAGGCAGTCGATCGTCCCGCCGAGCGGCCCGTTCCTCGCGATCAGCTCCGCGTACTCCTCGGGATCGAGCAGGCCGATCTTCTGCGGATCGGTGAGCTGGACAAACCCCAGCTGGTCGCGCCCGGGCACCCCCGATGCGTCTCCGCCTTTGATCACGCCCTCAATGTCGAGATCGCCGTCGAAGCGCACCGCCATGAGTGCGGTGCCGTATTTGGTTGTGGTAAAGGTCTGTCCCGTATCGCGGATGTTCGTGACACGGCGAACCCCGAGCACGACGCCGGGATGCGTCGTGATACCCGGACTCGGATTGATGTCCGGGTTGGTCCGGTAATCGGGATAGAGGTAGCGCCCGTCGGTCACCGCCTGCCACCCGCTGTCGTGTCGCGCCACCGTGCCGCTGTTCAGGCGCTGAATGGTGACGGTGCGTACGACGCGCACCGCATAGGGATAGAGCACGCTGCGGAATTGAATGATCTCGAGCGACGTCCGGCCGACGATCACATCAAACCGTGCCTGGCTCACCACGGCCGCCGCATCGGAGGGATTACGCCAATCGCTAAACAGGCTTTCCCCGTACCCGGAGAGGTCGATCCGCGTCACCGGAACCTGCTGGCGCTTGGCGCCCGGCCCGAAGTTGTTGTTGAAGGTGTCGGAGAAATTCGGGTTGGGGGGCGCGATGGTGCTCACGTCGAGGACGCTCAGACCGGTCGGGAGACCCATGAAGAAGCCGTTGCGTAATTGAACCGCCGCACCCGGCAGGCTTGCCGTCGCCCCAGGTGTCGTGGCGCCGACCGCGGTGATGCTGATCTGGTGGCCACCGATGAGGTCGTCCGCTGGGAAGCGAGGACGGTTGTAGTCGAGCGCGGCGCCGGACGCGCCCAGCTTCTGCGGCTTGCGTAGCGCAGCGAGCGCGACGATACCAAACGGCAGCGTGACGCGTGCGAATCCTGGACGTGGGTCTCTCTCATCGTTGAAATCGTGGATGAACTCATCCAGCGCGGGAACGGGCGCGACGCGGACCAGCCTCACCGTCTCGACGCCCACCAGGCTCGGGCCGCCCGAATCGGGAAATGTCATCGGCGTCGGAAAGTTCGGATCGTCGGGCGACGGCACAGGCGTGGCCACCGGTTCCCACTGCACCTCGGGCACGGTGATGACCTGGACCGCCGACCCCGGCCCTTGGAGGTACATATCCTCGACGACGAAATCGGAGACCGACACGCTCGCGCCGCGCACCCCGGCCGCCCCGACCGAGACGCCGAACCAATCCGCGTTCGTCGAAACATCGAGGAGGACCAATCCTGGCTCGACTGAGGCAGCTGCCGTCGCGGCGAGCGCCCGCATGCCGGCCTCATCCACCGAACCGGGAGATCCCGACGTGACCACGGCGCGCGCGCCCGGCTGGCTGCGGGCCAACGGCGCCGGGGTGCCCGCGGTGGGTGGAAAGAGGAACCGCAGCGCGGTCGCGCTCGCTGGCGCCCAATCCACACGCGCCATCAACGTCCCGCCGGTGGCAGGTTGGCGGCCCGATCCTTCCAAGGTCGAATAGTTCGCGGCGTACGGGTCGGGCAGCGTGGGCAGGATGAGTTGCAGGCGGAACGTCAGCGCCAGCGCCCCTTGGGTCACCGCATGACCGTCGAACCCCCCAAAGACGATCAAGCTGATCGCCGGGCTCGATTTGAACACGACGTTCGCCGCGGCGAACGCCAACGATCGACGACTGTCTCTGGGAGGCGCAATCGCGGCCTCCAAGCCCAAGAATGTTCCAGCAGGGATTTGGAAGAGGACAATAAGAGCAGCCGGCGACTGCAATGGCACACGATTCCCGTCCAGCGTGAGCGGGCGATCGAGGGTCGCCTCCAAATGCGCGGCAAAGAGCAACGCCTCGCTCCCCGCCGCCTGCGAGAAGAAGCGGACGGGGAAAGAGATTTGATTCGTGAGCGTGAGGCGCGAGGTTTGGCGGCTTACGCCGTCGGGGCTCCATAGTTCGACGACCTCGTGGGCGCCAACCCCCTTGACGGCCAGTGCGGTCACCGCTAACTGCTCCGCGTCCACGAGCACGACGCACGGGCCAAGCGCGAGCCGTTGGCCCTGTCCCTTCCACCTCGCGCTCAGGCCATCGTCGAGGCCGAGGGCGAGCTCGCCGACGCCGCTCGCCTCGCCCAACGTACCCGGGTTTGCCACGGCGACGGGGAGCGCCCATGCCGCCGACGTCATCGGCGCGCGGCCATCCGGCTCGAATAGGGTCGAGCTGTGATGCCGGACCTCAAACTGGCCGATGTCGGCCTTGAATGGAACGAGGAGACGATCCAACGCGGCTGAAAAGGTCGGCACGCCCGTGTCTTGTCGCAGTCGCGCCGTCGTCCCATACGCCTGGACGCTCGCCTCGCGACTCGCCAGGGTCGCGCCGCTGGCCCGAACGGTCAGCGTGACGTCGACCGGAAAGGTCGCCGCGGCCTCCCGTGCGTCTACACCCGGCTGGGTGGGAGGGATACCGGTGGGAGGGACTGGGGGATCGAGTTGCACCTCCAGCGCGCAGGACACGCCGGGCGGCACGACCACCTCGGTACCGATCGCGGAGACGGCTTGACTGAACGTCAGCGTCCCGCCTTTGATGCGTAACCCGGTGTATCCTCCGACGGGCCCATTTGGCGCGACGAGCTTCGAGGCAAACCAGATACTGCCCGATCCCACCGTGAAGCGGGTTCTGCCAAACGCCAGACCGCGCAACGGGACCGTCAAGAACGGTGCACCGCCGGGCGTGCGGACGAGGTTGAACTGGTGCGCGATGGGAAAGAGATCAAACCAGATGAAGCGACCCATCGCGTCACGGAACGGCCCGAGGGTGCGCTCAATCGCACGGCCGGCCGCCCACGTCGGCAGTGAGACAAGATCGCGCGTGGTCAGCACTGGAACTTCACGGCGATAGATCAGGAATTCTGGCGGTGTCTTCGCGGCCAGCGCGCGCTCGACGTAGACAGACAATTGTGCCGCGGTCGCCGGTCGAGCCTCGGCCACGAGGTCAGGTTCTGCCAGCCGCGCCAGGACGGCGGTTTTGGCTATGGGCTCCGCCTGTTCGCTGGCGAGCGCCTGTGCCAGAATCGCGCGTGCGAAATCGAGGTCGCTGGCCGTGGCTTGCTGGGTGGGCTGAAGGTCGCCGGTCAGAGTCACAAGGCTCGACAGCACTGCCTCGCGCGAGGCCGCCATAGATTACCTCCAAACTGCAAGAGATTTCGTCCCGCGCGCGCGCTGAGAGCCCGTCCTACACGCGGCGTGACGACCGGGTCCACAAGAGGGGTTCCGACGCACCGCGAACCGGCTGTGAGGTGTACGCGGCGGCGGTGTTCATGGCGGCCAGGGAAGACACTATGAAGAACGCTTTGCCGGCGCGGAACACACCGTCGCAACGCCGATGCGTCGGCGTCGCGCTCAAGACGTTGCCTCTAGGCTCCTCCCGGCAACCCGGCCAGCCTCGAGGGCCCCGTTGGTTCGCGTCCCCGAATCGCTCCGGGTTTGCTCTTGAACGGAAGTTTACCGTCTCTAAACGCAGTTTCCACGACCGCACGCCCTGCGTCAAACTCCAATTTTGCAGGCTTGGGAGAATCGTGCTGCGTTCAGCGCACCCGGGAGAGTAAGGTCGTGTAGAATCGTGCATTTCCGGCCTTCGGGAAATGGTTCTTGCTTAAAGGCGCAAGAGTTCCAGCAAACCTATGCGAGCTGGCGGATACCTGGGTCCCGCAATCCGCAAGGTCTTCCCGGCCGTGCGTTACGGGCCTGGCCTCGGGTACAACGCTCGCTGCGCTCGGTATAGGTACGATGAAGGCGCTTGTCCACGACGAAAACACCGAACAAACCGTCGAGGGGGTGGACAAGTGCTTTACGTCGGAGTCGACGCTCACAAGGCGACGTCACACATCACCGTAATGGATGACGCGGGCAACGTCCTGCAGCGGAAACAAGTGTCGAGTTCTCTCCCCGGCTCCGGCACGCGCTTGAACGCTACCACGAACCCTTGAAGGCCGTCCTCGAAGCCAGTTTCACGTGGGGGCCGATGTACGACTGGCTCGATGAGCTCGTGGATGAAGTTGTGCTCGCCCACCCTGCGAAAGTGCGCGCGATCGCGGACGCGCGAATCAAGACCGACAAGATCGATTCCGAAACCCTCGCCCACCTCCTCCGCACCAACCTCATCCCTGAAGCCTATGCACCCTCGAAGGAGACCCGGGCCGTCAAGCGGGTCCTCCGCCAGCGGATGTTTCTGGTCCGCGTCCAGACGATGGTGAAGAACCGCATCCACTCGTTGCTGAGTCATCACCCCCTCGAGCCTCCAGCCGTCAGCGACTTGTTCGGGAAGCCCGGCCTCCACTGGCTCCGCGCCGTCGCCTTGCCGCGGTCGGACCGGCACCTCCTCGACGGCGAACCACGCTCCTCGAGGTCCTCCAGGGACGCATTGCGGCCACGAATGGCTTGCTCAAGCAGTTCGCCGCCGGCGACGAGGCGGTGCGCTGGCTCAGCAGCCTCCCTGGCATCGACGACTTCTTCTCCGTTTTGATCCGCTATGAGGTCGACGACATCGACCGCTTCGCCACTGCCAAGCGCTTTGCCAGCTATGCCGGCCTGGTCCCCGCCACCTACGCCACGGGGAAGCGCATGGCATATAGGCGGTTGACGAAGCGGGGGAACAAGTGGCTCCGGTGGGCCTTCATCGAAGCGGTCACGGCGGCGATCCTATTCGCCGTTTCTCCGTCGCCACTACCAGCGCCTCAAAGCCCGCCGGGCCACCAAGGATGATCGGACATCCACGGCGCGCAAACTCGCGGAGCTGACATGGACGGTGTGCAGGGAACGCCGGTGCTATGAAGAACGCTAACGGCAAGGACCCGCGGTCGCCCTCGTATCTTGCTGGCGTCAGGCCCCTGGTACAGGTTAGGGGACCCCCGGGTCCTTTCGTATTGTGTGCCCGTCTTTGGTGCGGGGCACGGATGAGAGCATGACCACCGGGTCTGTAGCCGGGCCGTAGCACCACCGAAGCGGCCGGTTGGAGAAGCGGTTCCCTTGAAGGCTTGACAGGCGCCTTCATGAGAGCAAGATGAGCGCTGCCGCTCGCTACGCTCCCGCTCGCTTGATATCGTAAAGGAGCGCTCCGCGGTCCATGGGGGTGATCGCCTCAACGGGCGAAACGGCGCCAGTCCTCTTGCGGAGGGCCGGGCAGTTTGGCGCTGTCTGGACTTCGCTATGCGGGCCTGCTGTGTTCAACTGAAGCGGGCCAGCACAGGCGCATGGTCGCTGGTTCCCACTTCTGTCTGGACGAGGCAGGCAGTCGCCCGCGCTGCCAACGAGATGCTCACGAACACATAGTCGAGCCGCCACCCGATGTTCCGCTGGCGCAGGTTGCGCCAGGGCGCCCACCAGGTGAAGAGATGGTCGTTGTTCGGGTCGAGGGTGCGACCCAGGTCCACCAGGCCGCGGCTCAGGATCCGCTCGATCAGCGCGCGCTCCTCAGGAAGTTGTCCAATCGCCCGGGGCTTGCGCTCTTTCGGATGTACATCAAGATCCGATCGCGCTACGTTCATGTCCCCGCACAGCACGAGTTGGCGTGCTTCCCCCGCAACCTCGGTCTGGAACGCCGCGGCGTATTCGTCGAGCGCTTCGAGGAATCGCATTTTCGCCGCGAAGTCTCGACCACCGTTGGGCACATAGACCGACCCAATGGTGATGCCGCCGACTTCCGTTACCACGATTCGATTCTCGCAATCGAACGCGGGATGAACGAACAGCGGCCGTTGGGGTGCGATTTCCTTGCTGACGTGAAGACCGACGCCCGAGTAGCCTTTGCCGCCGTGCCAATAGCACCAGTACCCTTCCATCTCACACAGTGCAGGTGGCACCTGGTGGGACTCGGCCTTGATCTCCTGCAGGCAGACGACATCCGGACGCTCGCGCTCGATCCATTGCTGGACCTCGCCCTGACGCGCCCGGATCCCATTGACGTTCCAGGTTCCGAGCTTAATGGCTGGCGTGGGCAGCTTAGCGCTTCCGGCCACGGTAACAATCAACGCCGGCGGGCCGGTAGGATCCGCCGGTCCGATGGAAACCGCCTCCCCGCTTCCTCCTGAAACGGTTCCACT is a window encoding:
- a CDS encoding IS110 family transposase, which gives rise to MLKQFAAGDEAVRWLSSLPGIDDFFSVLIRYEVDDIDRFATAKRFASYAGLVPATYATGKRMAYRRLTKRGNKWLRWAFIEAVTAAILFAVSPSPLPAPQSPPGHQG
- a CDS encoding exodeoxyribonuclease III; this translates as MAGSAKLPTPAIKLGTWNVNGIRARQGEVQQWIERERPDVVCLQEIKAESHQVPPALCEMEGYWCYWHGGKGYSGVGLHVSKEIAPQRPLFVHPAFDCENRIVVTEVGGITIGSVYVPNGGRDFAAKMRFLEALDEYAAAFQTEVAGEARQLVLCGDMNVARSDLDVHPKERKPRAIGQLPEERALIERILSRGLVDLGRTLDPNNDHLFTWWAPWRNLRQRNIGWRLDYVFVSISLAARATACLVQTEVGTSDHAPVLARFS